In Thalassophryne amazonica chromosome 4, fThaAma1.1, whole genome shotgun sequence, a genomic segment contains:
- the LOC117509309 gene encoding protein BTG4-like, with protein MVKEEIAAGVFFVSQLIKTYMAVSIMSPGKRFADALISVVFENYKYHWHCNAPSKSQISRRLSMNCVQLQDRADAVRFEDLGLPKEITIWADPGEVLCSDGQYSTPFCISVVDSRRWGDGEVYLHIHEAVECASLDIHSGCSSDEEKDGEDDRS; from the coding sequence ATGGTGAAGGAGGAGATTGCTGCTGGTGTCTTCTTTGTGTCTCAGCTGATAAAGACATATATGGCTGTTTCAATAATGAGTCCAGGGAAGCGCTTTGCTGATGCACTCATCTCTGTTGTTTTTGAGAACTACAAGTACCACTGGCACTGCAATGCACCCAGCAAGAGTCAGATCAGCAGGCGTCTGAGTATGAACTGTGTGCAGCTGCAGGATCGAGCAGACGCCGTGAGATTTGAGGACTTGGGTCTGCCCAAGGAGATCACCATTTGGGCCGATCCCGGAGAGGTTCTCTGTAGTGATGGTCAATACAGCACCCCATTCTGCATCTCAGTGGTGGACAGCAGGCGGTGGGGAGATGGAGAGGTTTACCTCCATATCCATGAAGCTGTCGAGTGTGCCAGCCTTGACATCCACTCAGGCTGCTCCTCAGATGAAGAGAAGGATGGAGAAGATGACAGGAGCTAA